GACCGGGTACTGCCCGGTGAGGCAGGCCGTACAGAGGTTGCCGACGTCGATCCCGATCGCCTCCACCATCTTGCAGAGGGGAACGTGATAGAGCGAATCGGCGTGGATCAGGTCCTTCACCTCCTCGGTGCACCGCGAACTTGCGATCAGTTCGGTGCGGGTGGGGAAGTCCACACCAAGGTAGCAGGGGGCGACGATCGGCGGCGAACCCACGCGGAGGTGGACCTGACGTGCCCCGGCATCCCTGACGATATCGATGAGCCGGCGCGAGGTCGTGCCCCGCACCACCGAATCGTCGATGAGAACGACGGACTTGTTCTCAAGGTGCTTTTTGATCGGGTTGATCTTGATGCGCACGGCATTCTCCCGCATCTGCTGGTCAGGCATGATGAAGGTCCGGCCCATGTACCGGTTTTTCATCAGCCCTTCGAGATAGGGAATCCCGGACGCCTGCGAATACCCGATCGCATATGCCGTCCCCGAGTCCGGCACCGGCGCCACCATGTCGGCGTCCATCGGCGCGCCCAGATAGAGCTCCTCGCCGATCTTCCGCCGGGCATCGTAGACGAGCGTGCCGTCGATGACCGAGTCCGCCCGCGCGAAATAGACGAACTCGAACATGCAGTGCGCCCTCCGATCTGAGACGGCGAGCTGCGTCGAGGTGATCCCGTTCTCCGTGACCTTTACCAGCTCACCAGGGGCGACGTCCCGCAGGAGAGTCCCGTTCAGGGCGTCGACAGCCACACTCTCCGAGGCCACGATGTAGCCCGAGCGCGTCCTGCCGATGCAGAGGGGCTTGATCCCGAGCGGGTCGCGGAAGGCGTAGAGAGCGTCGTCCAGCGTGAGAACAACCGAGTACGAGCCCTGCAGTTTCTGCATCGCAACCCCCACGGCGTCCTCCACCGATCCAGAACGGCGGATCTCATGGGCGATGATCGTTGCGATCACCTCAGAGTCGGTGGTCGTGCAGAAGATCTGCCCGTCCTGCTCGTAGCAGGTGCGCAGGGCGTTGGTGTTCACCAGGTTCCCGTTATGGGCAAGAGAGAGCGTATGCTCCCGAAAGACAAAATTGAACGGCTGGATATTCTCGGGCAGATTAGCCCCTGTCGTGGGATATCTTACATGCCCGATCCCGACGGTGCCCCTCAACCTTCCGAGTATCTGTTCGTCAAATACCTCGGCCACAAGCCCCCGTCCTTTATGGACGAAGGGCCTCCGGTCAAAAGTTGATATTCCCGTGCTCTCCTGTCCCCGGTGCTGGAGAGCATACAGGGCATAATACAGCGGGAAAGAGACACCGCCAGCATCCACGATGCCAACGATCCCACACATGTTCAGACCTTAATGCGTTGGAACCTTGGGGCGCTTCGTCGTCCACTTCCAGCTGCTCATCTTCGTGCTGCGACCGAACCCGCAGGCAGAACAGACTTTGTGTTTCGCATGGAAGGATAACTTCCCGCACCTGCGGCAGGTGATGTGGCTGTGGTGCTGCCGCTTACCCATTGATGGCGTACCTTTTGACATTTTAATTCACCCAGATTATTCGACTGAAGGAGAGATATAGATCACATTGTCCCCGCGCACTATCAGTGTGCCGCGCTTTACAACGGCACCGTCGACCTCTTCCTCAGCCCGGTCAAGGACGAGGTTGAGATGGACATCGTATCCCTGCAGGACCCCCCGGATTTCATGCCCGCCCTTCAAAGAAATGATAACGGGCTGGCCGTTGAGCACCTGATCAAGAATCTCCAGTGGTCTTTTCGTCATGGCAATTACCTTTAGGACCTCTTCAAGAGTACCATACATGCGCGTGGAATCTACTTAAACATACCGCGGCGAACGATTTAAAGAAGAATAAACGCACATTGTACTGAAGAATGGAAACAATCGTGGTGAAAAAAAGGCACACGATCAAGAAGTCAGAGGGCTCGCGCGTCCAGCGGGCGCTCGCCGACGAGATCGGGGCCGCCGAGGAACAGTTTCGCTCGAAAAATATCGAGGTGGTCGAGACGAACTCCCCCTTCACCCTCTACCTCATCGACAAACGGCCGCTCCTGATGGAGGTGGACGGCCGCGTCTTTACCACAGTCAGGGGTGCGGTGGAGCGTCCGTTCGCTGAGCGGCGGGTCACCGTCGATTCCGGGGCTGTGCCGTACGTGATGAACGGCGCCGACATCATGCGCCCGGGCGTGGTGGGGGTGAGCCCTGACGTAAAAAAGGATGCTCCCTGCGTCATCGCCGAGGAACGGCACGGGAAGCCGCTCGCCATCGGCATCGCCCTGTACGATGCCGCGGACCTCCTTGCCATGGAGAAAGGAAAGGTCGTACGGATGCTCCACAGGGTCGGAGACGACGTCTGGAACCTGGAACTCTGAAGAAAGATTGGATACCCTTAAATAAATTCCATTCTACAGTTCTTTTCATGGGTAAATTCCTCGACTCCATCATCGGCAAATCTGCTCCGGCGAAGCAGGACGACTATATGGAACTCGATCTCGCCACATACGAGGGGGCGACCGGCGAAGAGCCCGCCTCGATGTACGTCAGGGTCGCACAGGTCGCAGACATCAAAGACACCCCCAAGGTCAAGGACGAAGTCTACAACGGCAACATCGTCATCGTGGACATCTCCCGCTTAAAGCTCGACAAGATCATGTACGAACGCGTGCTCAAGGACCTGCGGGAGGTTGCCCACGACGTCAACGGCGACATCATCGGCCTTGGAGACCAGCACTATGTGCTCGTCACCCCGATGTCGGTGAAGATCTCCCGGGAAAAGATCGGGGGACTGTAGTGCGAAACGTCCTCCGTGCGCCCTGTCCGGTCTGTAAAAAGGAGATCGAGTACATCTACCAGACAGAAACCATCCCCTATTTTTCTGAGATCCTCATCGAGAGTGCGGTCTGCCCGTGCGGGTGGCGGATGGCCGACGCCTTCATCCTGAGGGAGGGGCAGCCGGCCAGGTGCGAGTATGCCGTGACCTGCGAGGACGACCTCTGCGTGCGGGTGGTGCGGGGATCGTCAGGGACGGTCACCGTCCCGGAGCTCGGGATCGTGATCAGGCCGGGCCCGGCGGCCGAGGGATATATCACCAATATCGAGGGTGTACTCGACCGGATCGAGGACGTCCTGGACACGGCGCTCAGAACGAGCGAAGGGGAGGAGCGTGACCGGGCGCTCGCTCTGAAGGAGCAGATCGCCCTCGTCAGGAAGGGGCAGGCACAGATCACCCTGATCATCGAGGACCCCTCAGGGAACTCTGCAATCATCAAAAATCCCGGCGACGCCGCCGCAGAAAAAAAATGAGTTGAGGAGAAGAAATCTCACTTTTTCTTCGCTCCCTTTGCCGGTGCGCTCTTTGCGGTCTCCGGTTTTACCTCTTCAGGTTTTTTTGCTGCCGGTTTCTTTTTATCTGCCATGAACTCACCTCCCTTCAGGTATGATTGGCAGTATATCGCTTGATGATATAAATATTCCTGATTTATCCGGGAGACGACAAAAAAAGATGAGAAATCGATTTTTTCAGCGGATGCGCACGCCGCGGAGAGAGGCCCCGCTCTCTTTCACGACCTCGCCGCAGACCCGGGCGTCCGGAACGATCTGCTGCAGCGTCCGGAGACTCTCCTCAGGGACGACGAATGCATAGCCCATTCCCATGTTGAAGGTGCGGTACATCTCGTTTTCGGAGAGCCCGCCCATCTCCTGGGTCCAGGCAAGGATCTCGGGGACCGGGAGAGGCTCGGTGATATCGAAGCCGAAGGACGAGAGGCGAGTGAAATTCAGGAGACCACCGCCGGTGACATGGCACATCCCGTGCACCTCGCAGGCGGCCGCGGCGTCGAGGGCCTCCCGGTAGATGCGGGTGGGCGCAAGCAGCGCCTCGCCGACGGTCCGGCCAGAGGGGAGGACGACGTCGAAACCGCCGTTTTCGAGGGCGACCTTCCTGGCCAGGGTGTAGCCGTTCGAGTGGGCGCCGGTGGAGGGGACGCCGACGACAAGGTCGCCGGGGACGATCGCATCCCCGGTGACGACATCAGCCTTCTTCTGGGCGCCAAGGCAGGTGCCGGCGAGGTCGAGGCCGGTGACGAGCCCCTTCAGGGTCGCCGTCTCCCCGCCGACGATATTCATGTTCGCCTGACGGGCGCCCTCGTTGAGGCCGACGCCGATCTGGCGCATCTTCTCGATCGAGATCCCATCGGTGGCGATGTAATCGACAAACGCCACCGGTTCGAGGTTCATCACGAAGAGGTCGTTCACGTTCATGGCGATGCAGTCGATCCCGACGGTCGTCCAGTCCTGGAGGGCGTCGGCGACGAGCATCTTCGTGCCCACGCCGTCGACGGCGAGGGCGAGCGCCATGTCGCCGAACTCGATGAGCCCGGCGAAGTGGCCGACCGAACCGAGCATGGGGAAGGCCCCGGTCCGTCTGAAGGTGAGCTGCTGGATGAGCGTCTTGACGCCCTGCGCCTCAAGGTCGATGTCCACGCCGGCGTCGGCATAGCCCGAACCCTTACTCATCGTCGCACGCCTCCGAGAGCCTGAACTCGTCGTGGAGCAGCTGCAGTGCCCGCCGGCTGTCGTCCTGCCGTACCACGAACGAGACGTTCACCTCTGACGAGCCCTGCGAGATCATCATCACGTTCACCCCGGCCTTGCCGAGCGCCGTAAAGATCCGGCCAGATATGCCGGGCGTACCGGCCATTCCGGCACCGACGACGGCCATCGCCACGACGTTCCGGTCAGAGGTGACCTCGCGCACGATCCCGGACTTCACCGGGGCCGCGAGCACTTCGAGGGCTTCCGCAAGGTTTCCCTCGTCGATGATCAGGGAGATGTTCGCCTGCGAGGAGGCCTGCGAGATCATCATCACGTTGATCCCGGCGTCGCCCAGCGCCGTGAAGATCTCCCGCGCCACGCCGGGCCTTCCGATCATCTGGACGCCGTTGATGTTCACGAGCGCCACCCGTTCGATGTGGGTGACCGCCTTGACCACCCGTTTCTCCCGGTGCTCCTGCCGCCGCACGATCGTTCCCGGGTGGTCCGGGTTGAAGGTGTTCTTCACCCGGACGATGATGTCCTTCTCCATCGCAGGCTCGATGGACTTGGGGTGAAGCACCTTCGCCCCGAAGAACGAGAGTTCCATCGCCTCGCGGTAGCTGACGTACGGGAGGACGCGGACGTTCTTGATGATCCGCGGGTCTGAGGTCATGACGCCGTCCACATCGGTCCAGATCCAGACCTCGTCGGCGTCGATCGCCCGCCCGACGATCGCGCCCGAGTAGTCAGAACCGCTCCGGCCCAGGGTGGTGACGATTCCCTCGGGCGTGCAGCCCATGTAACCGGTGATCACTGGCACTGAGTTCATCAGGAGGGGAAGGATACGGCTGTTGATCCGCGGATCGCTCGTCGGGAGGACAAGGGCGTCGCCGTGCTTGTTCGTCGTCAGGATCCCGGCCTCGCATCCGTCGAGCGCCGATGAGGAGATGCCCCGCTCGCGCAGGGCGGCGCTCACGATCAGAGACGAAAGACGCTCGCCGTAGGAGACGATATAGTCCTTGGAGCGGCGGGTGAGCTCGTGGAGGGCGTGGACCGCCGTCAGGATATGATCGAGGTTTTCGAGCCGGTCGTCGATGACGCTTCCGACCGCTGCGGCCTGGCCCGGGGCGACGGCCTCGAGGGTCTTCATGTGCTTCGCCCGGATCGCCTGGATAAACGCCTCAATCGGGGGTTCTTCAACACTGGACTCGGCTTCTGCTGCGATGGCGTGGAGCTGGTCGGTCACCCCTGACATCGCCGAGACGACGACGGCCATCTCGTGCCCTTCGGCATGGTAGCGTTCAAGGATGTCGACCGTACGACGGATACATTCCGCATCGCCAACGGATGTGCCCCCAAATTTCATTACAAGCCTCATTTCTGGCTCACTCTCGCTGATCCCACACAATGGTATTTATGTACTGACATGTCCCACGTAATAATAGGATGCGCGCGCTGGAAGTAATCGACTGCCATGTCCTGGTGATCGGGAGTGGCGGCGCCGGGGTCAGGGCGGCAATCGAGGCCGACCGATATGGCAAAACTGTCCTTCTTTCCAAGAGCATAACCGGAAAGGGAGGCTGCACGACGATGGCCGAAGGCGGGTACAACGCCGTCCTGAAGACCACCGACGCCTGCACCCTCCACGAGGAGGATACGATGCGGGGCGGGGCCTACCTCAACGACACGGCCCTGGTCGAGGCGCTCGTCAACGACGCCCCTGCGCGGATGTCCGACCTCGTATCATGGGGAGCAGTCTTCGACGCCTCGGCTGATGGCGAGGTGGCCCAGCGCTCGTTCGGCGGCCAGTGCCGCCCGCGGACCTGCTATGCCGGCGACCGGACCGGCCACGAGATGATAGCGACCCTGATGGAGCGGCTGAGAGGGAGCGGGGTCGAGCAGATCGAGGAGACAGCGGCGATCGAGCTCTTAAAAGACGGAGATCGGGTCTGCGGCGCCCTGGCGCTGGATAAAAAAGGCGAGATCCGGGCGATCCGGGCGGACGCCGTGGTGCTGGCGACAGGAGGAGGAGCGCGGGTCTACGACGTCTCCACCAACTCGGGCACCGGGAGCGGGGACGGGTTCGCCCTCGGCTACCGCGCCGGGGCCGACCTGATCGATATGGAGATGGTCCAGTTCCACCCGACCGGGGCCGTCTACCCGTATGACGCCCGCGGCAGGCTGGTGACCGAGGCGGTGCGGGGCGAGGGAGGGCGCCTGATCAACGCCGCCGGCGAACGGTTCATGGCCCGCTACGACCCCGAACGCATGGAGCTCTCGACCCGCGACGTCGTCGCCCGGGCGATCGCCACCGAGGTGCTCGAAGGAAGGGGGACGAAGAACGGGGGGGTCTGGCTCGACGTCACCCACCTGCCGGCCAGGCAGATCGAAGAGCGGCTGCCGGTGATGCTCGAGCAGTTCCTCAGGTTCGGCGTGGACATCAGAACGGAGCCGATGGAGGTCGCCCCGACCGCCCACCATATCATGGGCGGGCTCCGGATCACCCCTGAGGGGCAGACGACCCTGCCCGGCCTCTTCGCCTGCGGCGAATGCTCGGGCGGCGTCCACGGCGCAAACCGTCTCGGCGGCAACGCCCTTGCAGACACGCAGGTCTTCGGGAAACGGGCCGGGGAGGCGGCAGGCCGTGCACCTGTACGCAAAGGGGCAATCGATCCCGCGCAGGTCGAGGCGCAGGAAAAGAGGCTCGCCGCCTTCTTCGAGGGCGAGGTGACGCCGAACGTCGTGCAGGAGCGCCTCCAGCGGGCGATGTGGGACGGCGCCGGGATCAGGCGGGATGAAACAGGACTTCGCACCGCCCTCCGCTCCGCGGAGGAACTGCTCGGCGCCAGGCTGAAGGCGGCGTCGGGGCGGAACCTCCTCCAGTGCTGCGGGGTGCAGAACCTCTGCACCACGGCGATGCTCATCGCCAGATCGGCCCTGCTCCGCCCGGAAAACCGGGGGGCGCATTACCGCACCGACGTCGTCCATACGTGGGACGCACAGACCTCGCCCTTCGGCCACACCCATATCAGCCTCAGAGAGGCGTGGATCGAGGAGGTTGGACAATGAAAGAGATCACCTTTACGATCATCCGCTTCAACCCGGAGACCGACGAAAAACCGCACCCGGAGGCCTACACCGTCGAGGTTCACGAGGGGGCGCGGGTGCTCCACGCCCTCCACGCTGTCCACGCACAGGACCAGACGCTCGCCTATCGCTACTGCTGCGGGTCCGGGCAGTGCGGGAGCTGCGCCGTGAAGGTGAACGGCACGCCGGTGCTCGCATGCCTCGCCGAGGCGAAGGACGGCATGGTCGTCAGCCCGCTCGACCTGCCGGTAGTGCAGGACCTCGAGGTGGACCTTGCCCCGTACATCGACCGCCTGGCGCATATCGCCCCGGCCCCATGCGTCACCTTCCCGACAAAGGAGGAGATCGATGCGATCAAGCCCCTGCGTGACTGCATCGAGTGCATGGCCTGCGTCTCGGTCTGCCCTGCCCTGAAGGTGACCGATTTCGCCGGCCCGACGGCGATGCGCCAGGAGCTGCGCCTCGCCCTCGACCCCAGGGACACGGGGGACCGCGTCCCCGAGGCGGTGAAGGAAGGGCTCTTCTTCTGCACGAGCTGCCAGCAATGCTGGAAGGTCTGCCCGAAGGGGATCCAGCTGCCCGGCAAGGCGATCGAGAAACTGCGGGAGATCGCAAACAGGCAGGGCCTCACCCTGCCGCGCCACCAGGAGGTCGCCGAACTGGTCAGGAAGACCGGCCGGAGCGTGCCGCGGATCAAGGAGACCTTCCTGGAGGGGGTGCCCGAGGTGATCGAGCCCGAGGGCGAGGTGCGGGCGACCGTCGGCTTCTTCGTCGGCTGCATGTACAACGGCCGCCTCCCCGACACCGCCCTCGACATGCTCGAGGTGATGCGCAGAAACGGCATCCGCGTCGTGATCCCGCACGAGCAGGTTTGCTGCGGGTCGCCCCTGATCAGGACCGGGCAGACCTCGTTCATCGACCACCTTAAACGCCGGAACATCGAGGCCTTCAGGACGCGGGATATCGACGTGGTGATGACGATGTGCGCGGGCTGCGGTTCGACCCTGAAGAACGATTATAAAACGCCTTTTGAGGTGCTGGACGCCACCGAGGTGCTCAACCGCTACGGGATCGAGCCCCCGGCAAAACTCCATGTCACCGCCACCTATCACGACCCCTGCCACCTCCTGCGCGGGCAGGAGATCTCAGAGGAGCCAAGAAAATTCCTCAGAGAGGTGGCCGGGACCTTCGTCGAGACCCCGAACCAGTGCTGCGGCTCGGGAGGCGGGGTGAGGTCGGGCGTGCCCGAGGAGGCGGCCGCCCTGGGGCGGATGCGGGGCGAGGCCTTCGAGGCGAGCGGCGCAGACGTGGTCGTCTCGTGCTGCCCCTTCTGCGAGTTCCATATCGCCGAGAACACGAAACTGCCGGTAAAGAACCTGATGACCCTGCTGCGCGAGGGGTATGAGGAGAAGGACCGGAAAAAAGCCAGCAAATCAGAATAAAAAATCCAGAGTTTATTTTTTCACCGGCAGGTGAGTACGGCGCTGAAGCGCCGGTTCGGTCGTGGACAAGAAAGAGTACCGGCAGGATGCCCACTATTCCTGACCGGTTTTGAGAAACCTACATCTTCCCCCCTCACTGAATCTATACCTGTCAGATACTCATGGAAGCATCGATCCTCACCGACATCGTCGTCATCTTCGGCCTCTCCATCGCCATCCTTTTTGTCTGCTCACGCCTGCGTATACCGGCCATCGTCGGCTTCCTCATCACCGGCATGCTCGCCGGCCCCTATGCGCTCGGGCTCGTGCAGGACACCGCAACGGTCGGCGACTTCGCAGAGATCGGCGTGATCCTCCTCCTCTTCACCATCGGGATGGAATTCTCGTTCAAAAGCCTCCTGCGGATCAAACGGGCGGTGCTCCTCGGCGGCTCCCTGCAGGTCGGCGGGACGATCCTGATCGTGGCGGCAGCCTCCCTCCTTCTCGGGATCCCATGGCAGGAAGCGGTGTTGTTCGGGTTTCTCCTCTCCCTCTCCAGCACGGCGATCGTCCTCTCGGTCCTCCAGGGCCGCTCCGAAATGGAGAGCCCACAGGGGCGGACGGCGCTGGGCATCCTGATCTTCCAGGACCTCGTGATCATCCCGATGATGCTCCTGGTGCCGATCCTTGCCGGGGTGGACGATGGTTCGGGGATGTCGATCCCGGCCTTCCTGGCCACCTCGGTCGGGATCCTGATCTTCGTCATCGTCTCGGCGAACTGGCTCGTCCCAAAACTTCTCTTCCATGCCGCACGCCTGCGGATCCCGGAGATCTTCCTCCTCTCCATCGTCCTCATCTGCCTCTTCACCGCATGGCTCACCGCCAGCACCGGCCTCTCCCTCGCCCTCGGGGCCTTCCTCGCCGGGCTGATCATCTCGGAATCAGAGTACTCCCACGAGGCCCTGGGGGCAATCCTCCCCTTCAAAGAGGTATTCACCAGTTTCTTCTTCGTCTCCATTGGTATGCTTCTCAACATCGCTTTTCTCTTCGAGCACCTCGGCGTCGTCCTCCTCCTCATGGCAGGCGTCGTCGTCGTCAAAGCGGTGGTCGCAGGCGCCGCCACCCTCGCGATCGGCTACTCGATCCGCACCGCCCTTCTCGCCGGCCTTGCGATCAGCCAGATCGGAGAGTTCTCCTTCGTGCTCTCCAAGACCGGGGCCGATTACGGCCTCATCGACAGTGGAGCATACCAGACCTTCCTCGCCGTCACGATCCTCACGATGATCGCAACCCCCTTCATCATCGGAGGTGCACCGACGGTCGCCAACCGAACAATGAGACTCTCCCTGCCCGAACGGATACGGCTGGGCACAATCAGGGAGAAGCCCCCCGAAGAGCCCTGCATGAAGGACCACGTCATCATCGTCGGCTTCGGCCTCGGCGGAAAGAACGTGGCGAAGGCGGCGAAGGCGGCCGATATCCCCTACGTGATCATCGAGATGAACCCCGAGACCATTCAGGTGGAGCGGGCGAAGGGCGAACCGATCCACTATGGCGACGCAACCCGCCGGGCCGTCCTCGGCCATGCCGGGATCAGGACGGCAAAGGTGCTCGTCATCGTCATCTCAGACCCTTCGGCGACCCGCCGGATCATCGCCACGGCCAGGCGGGCCAACCCCCACGTCAGGATCATCGCCCGCACGCGCTATGTCGGAGACATCGCCGACCTCTCCGACCTCGGTGCCGACGAGGTGATCCCGGAGGAGTACATCACCTCCATCGAGATCTTCACCTGCATCCTCTCGTCGTACCTCGTCCCGAGGGACGAGATCGAGCGCTTCGCCGCCGAAGTCCGGGCCGACGGCTACGAGCTCTTCAGGTCGGCGCACCCCCTTGAGCCCGGTCTCCAGGACCTCGGTTTCTACCGCCCGGGTGCGGAGATCGAAACCCTCCGGGTGGGGCAGGAGGCGCGGATCGCCGGCCACACCCTTGCCGAAGCGAACCTGCGGCGGCGGTTCGGCGTCACCGTCCTCGCTGTCAGGCGGGGCGAAGAGGTGATCACGGCGCCGTGCGGCGAGACGACGATCCAGGGCGGCGATGTCTGCGTGGTCTTCGGCCCGGCTGAGAAGATCGCCGATCTCGACCGGTATTTCAGGGAGAAAAACGAAAATAATGGATATTAAGGGGCCTGGAGAGAGAGGAGATATGCCTGCGCCTCGAGGGCGGCCTTCGCCCCCTCGCCGGCGGCGATGATGATCTGCTTGCCCCTGATCGAGGTGACATCGCCGGCCGCATAGATCCCGGGGACATTCGTATGGCAGTTCTCGTCCACAACGATCTCGCCCTGATCGTTGAGCGCCACGACGCCGCGGACGGCATCAGTGTTCGGGTCATGGCCGATCTCAGCAAAAACACCGTCGACCGCCAGTTCCTCATCGTCGCCCGAGTCCTTCTCCCGGATCCTGATCCCGGTGAGCACCTCCTCGCCGAGGAGAGCGGCGACCGTGTACGGCTGGTGGATGGTGACGTTCTGCTCCATCCCCTTTAGCCGGTCGAGGTAGACGGGATCGGCCCGGATCGTGCTCCGCACAATGAGGTGCACGCTCCGGGCGATCTTCCCCATCTCGATCGCCGTAATCACTGCCGAGTTGCCGCCGCCGACAACCGCAACGTCCTTTCCTTTAAAGAGCGGCCCGTCGCAGGTGGAGCATACCGACACACCCCTGCCCCAGAACCGCTCCTCGCCCTCGACGCCCAGGCGGCGGGAGTGGCGGCCGGTAGCGACGACGACGCTCTTTGTCCGAAAAACTCGTTCCCCGTAGGTGGTGATCTTAAACAGCCCGTCTTCCTTCTCAACGCCTGTCACCCGGTCGAGTTCGAGGTGGATGTTGAGGTTTCTCACCTGCTCCTCGAACTTCGTCATCAGGTCTTCACCGGTGACCATCCGGTAGCCCATATAATTCTCGATCGCCCAGCTCTCCATCGCCTGCCCGCCGATGTTCTCGGAGATGATCATGGTCGAGAGGAGTTTGCGGCTGGCATAGACCCCGGCGGTCAGCCCGGCCGGCCCCGCCCCCATGACGATCAGGTCGTAGACCTCGCCCGACCTCTCTGACCCGAAGAGTTCGGTGAGGCGCGGAGCGTCGAAACCGATGATCACCTCGCCGTCGACGACGGTCACCGGCACGCCGTACTGCCCGGAAAGGTCGATCATCTCCGCCGCCGCCGCCTCGTCGGCCCCCACATCGATAGACTCGTATGCGACACCGTTTTTCTCGAGGAAGGCCTTGACCATACGGCAGTACGGACACTGGGCCGTCGAATACACTTTCACACGCGGCATACACACCCTCCTCGGCCCCGGGGAGATAAAAGAGTTGTGCAGACCGTATCCACCCCGTTATCCCGTGAGCGACGGAAACGATGCCTTCAGGGCACGAAAAAAAAGGAGAGGGGTCACTCGACCCTGAGGAATTTTGTCCCGGGGACGCCGCAGATCGGGCAGCGTTCGGGGGCGGCGCCGATCTCGACGTTCCCGCAGACCGGACAGAGGAAGACCTCCGCACTGTCGAAGTCTTTTCCAGCAGAGACTGCCTCCAGTGCCCGTTTGTACAGCCCGGCATGCACCTCCTCGGCCTTCATCGCATGGGTGAAGGTGATGGCGGCCTCGCTGTTCCCTTCCTTCTTCGCCTCCTCCACGAACCGCGGGTACATCTCGGTGAACTCGTCGGTCTCTCCCTCGATACTCTCCTTCAGGTTCTCGGCCGTGCTCCTTACCCCGCCCATCACGGAGAGCTCGCGCCGTGCATGAATCTCTTCAGCCCGGGAGGCTGCGCGGTAAATACGTGCGACGTTCTTAAAGCCCTCTTCATCGGCCTTCTGGGAGAACGAGAGGTATTTCCGGTTCGCCTGCGATTCTCCGGCAAAAGCCGCCTTGAGATTCTCCAGTGTTGCCATGCTGATCCGATCGGCGCCCGCCCTACATATACTTTCCACCCGGAAGAGATGCACGAACGGACATCGAGGCCGAAAAGCATCCTTTCCTGAAGAGAAGAGTCCAGACAGACGGGTGAGATGAGATTCGAAAGGTTCTATACCGGCGGGGCAGAATCTGCCCTGATGAAAAAGATGCGCGATGTCCCTGACGGCGACCGGCCGCGGGAGAAAATCGCCGCAAAAGGCGCCGCGGCCCTCACCGAACGCGAGCTCATCGCCGCGATCATCGGCCGCGGCGTGGCCGGGCGGGACGTGCTCGAGATCGCGCGGGACATCGAGGGGGTGATTGCCGACTCG
Above is a window of Methanofollis tationis DNA encoding:
- the tfrA gene encoding fumarate reductase (CoM/CoB) subunit TfrA yields the protein MRALEVIDCHVLVIGSGGAGVRAAIEADRYGKTVLLSKSITGKGGCTTMAEGGYNAVLKTTDACTLHEEDTMRGGAYLNDTALVEALVNDAPARMSDLVSWGAVFDASADGEVAQRSFGGQCRPRTCYAGDRTGHEMIATLMERLRGSGVEQIEETAAIELLKDGDRVCGALALDKKGEIRAIRADAVVLATGGGARVYDVSTNSGTGSGDGFALGYRAGADLIDMEMVQFHPTGAVYPYDARGRLVTEAVRGEGGRLINAAGERFMARYDPERMELSTRDVVARAIATEVLEGRGTKNGGVWLDVTHLPARQIEERLPVMLEQFLRFGVDIRTEPMEVAPTAHHIMGGLRITPEGQTTLPGLFACGECSGGVHGANRLGGNALADTQVFGKRAGEAAGRAPVRKGAIDPAQVEAQEKRLAAFFEGEVTPNVVQERLQRAMWDGAGIRRDETGLRTALRSAEELLGARLKAASGRNLLQCCGVQNLCTTAMLIARSALLRPENRGAHYRTDVVHTWDAQTSPFGHTHISLREAWIEEVGQ
- the tfrB gene encoding fumarate reductase (CoM/CoB) subunit TfrB — protein: MKEITFTIIRFNPETDEKPHPEAYTVEVHEGARVLHALHAVHAQDQTLAYRYCCGSGQCGSCAVKVNGTPVLACLAEAKDGMVVSPLDLPVVQDLEVDLAPYIDRLAHIAPAPCVTFPTKEEIDAIKPLRDCIECMACVSVCPALKVTDFAGPTAMRQELRLALDPRDTGDRVPEAVKEGLFFCTSCQQCWKVCPKGIQLPGKAIEKLREIANRQGLTLPRHQEVAELVRKTGRSVPRIKETFLEGVPEVIEPEGEVRATVGFFVGCMYNGRLPDTALDMLEVMRRNGIRVVIPHEQVCCGSPLIRTGQTSFIDHLKRRNIEAFRTRDIDVVMTMCAGCGSTLKNDYKTPFEVLDATEVLNRYGIEPPAKLHVTATYHDPCHLLRGQEISEEPRKFLREVAGTFVETPNQCCGSGGGVRSGVPEEAAALGRMRGEAFEASGADVVVSCCPFCEFHIAENTKLPVKNLMTLLREGYEEKDRKKASKSE
- a CDS encoding monovalent cation:proton antiporter family protein; this translates as MEASILTDIVVIFGLSIAILFVCSRLRIPAIVGFLITGMLAGPYALGLVQDTATVGDFAEIGVILLLFTIGMEFSFKSLLRIKRAVLLGGSLQVGGTILIVAAASLLLGIPWQEAVLFGFLLSLSSTAIVLSVLQGRSEMESPQGRTALGILIFQDLVIIPMMLLVPILAGVDDGSGMSIPAFLATSVGILIFVIVSANWLVPKLLFHAARLRIPEIFLLSIVLICLFTAWLTASTGLSLALGAFLAGLIISESEYSHEALGAILPFKEVFTSFFFVSIGMLLNIAFLFEHLGVVLLLMAGVVVVKAVVAGAATLAIGYSIRTALLAGLAISQIGEFSFVLSKTGADYGLIDSGAYQTFLAVTILTMIATPFIIGGAPTVANRTMRLSLPERIRLGTIREKPPEEPCMKDHVIIVGFGLGGKNVAKAAKAADIPYVIIEMNPETIQVERAKGEPIHYGDATRRAVLGHAGIRTAKVLVIVISDPSATRRIIATARRANPHVRIIARTRYVGDIADLSDLGADEVIPEEYITSIEIFTCILSSYLVPRDEIERFAAEVRADGYELFRSAHPLEPGLQDLGFYRPGAEIETLRVGQEARIAGHTLAEANLRRRFGVTVLAVRRGEEVITAPCGETTIQGGDVCVVFGPAEKIADLDRYFREKNENNGY
- a CDS encoding FAD-dependent oxidoreductase, with amino-acid sequence MPRVKVYSTAQCPYCRMVKAFLEKNGVAYESIDVGADEAAAAEMIDLSGQYGVPVTVVDGEVIIGFDAPRLTELFGSERSGEVYDLIVMGAGPAGLTAGVYASRKLLSTMIISENIGGQAMESWAIENYMGYRMVTGEDLMTKFEEQVRNLNIHLELDRVTGVEKEDGLFKITTYGERVFRTKSVVVATGRHSRRLGVEGEERFWGRGVSVCSTCDGPLFKGKDVAVVGGGNSAVITAIEMGKIARSVHLIVRSTIRADPVYLDRLKGMEQNVTIHQPYTVAALLGEEVLTGIRIREKDSGDDEELAVDGVFAEIGHDPNTDAVRGVVALNDQGEIVVDENCHTNVPGIYAAGDVTSIRGKQIIIAAGEGAKAALEAQAYLLSLQAP
- a CDS encoding rubrerythrin family protein — protein: MATLENLKAAFAGESQANRKYLSFSQKADEEGFKNVARIYRAASRAEEIHARRELSVMGGVRSTAENLKESIEGETDEFTEMYPRFVEEAKKEGNSEAAITFTHAMKAEEVHAGLYKRALEAVSAGKDFDSAEVFLCPVCGNVEIGAAPERCPICGVPGTKFLRVE